In Aminobacterium sp. MB27-C1, a single genomic region encodes these proteins:
- a CDS encoding S4 domain-containing protein gives MRLDKYLKESRLVKRRVVAQEMVEVGAVRLNGRQCRSSAQVRMGDTVEIAYPTRVLTIKVLIDDEKMIRRKESIPYELQEERRVKSDEKPW, from the coding sequence GTGAGACTTGATAAATATTTGAAAGAGTCAAGGTTAGTAAAAAGGAGAGTCGTGGCTCAGGAGATGGTAGAAGTAGGAGCCGTGCGCCTCAATGGTCGCCAATGTCGTTCTTCCGCTCAGGTTCGGATGGGAGACACTGTAGAAATAGCCTACCCAACACGTGTTCTCACGATAAAAGTTTTAATTGACGACGAAAAGATGATAAGAAGAAAAGAGTCAATACCTTACGAGTTGCAAGAGGAACGTCGTGTTAAATCTGATGAAAAGCCGTGGTAA
- the dnaG gene encoding DNA primase: MGEDAVRLIKERLDIVDVVGDYVRLHKTGKNFKGLCPFHQEKTPSFIVSPDRQTFHCFGCGEGGDIFSFIMKIEGLDFREALEILARKAGVTLSVPSVSGKSEDKRSLFDIMELSLLFYRTALKEPGGRIALHYLNKRDITPEDAPMFELGWAPSSWDSLWSHLKKEKTSLKEALDCGLVIEGTKGVYDRFRGRIIFPIRDVSGKLLAFGGRVTDGDGAKYINSPEGLLYSKRQNLYLLHVAKQEIREKKRAILVEGYMDAIRLHLSGYKETIASLGTALTEDQARLLKRFTDLCFICYDSDTAGQEATVRSMYVLQQCGLDVRVVGLPSGKDPDDLLSHEDGKALFNKSLNRALPLVLFHLSLRQSQLENPQTRRTAVEDLLQGFAQLNPIDIAPYVPRVSAVLGVLPHELQLQLDSLRVARNVSKSNVSEHRDGDAQKEEHNALNETIDPLEAALVYCLWNNPVRRRTVDPDEVFLLIDNEGLKGMIAALFSGQSPEKLEEHWRNLSETLPFRILASGGAFCDSFSEEEECWKAVSEALHRRKSENVFKRIEKRMLQGKATREELEEYSKIAKNLKAR; this comes from the coding sequence GTGGGTGAGGATGCAGTTCGTCTTATAAAAGAACGACTTGATATTGTTGATGTTGTAGGCGACTATGTTCGTCTTCATAAGACAGGCAAAAACTTTAAAGGCTTGTGTCCCTTCCATCAAGAAAAGACCCCTTCTTTTATAGTCTCTCCTGATCGGCAGACTTTTCACTGTTTTGGATGTGGAGAAGGCGGAGACATTTTTTCGTTTATTATGAAAATTGAAGGACTAGACTTTAGAGAAGCTCTAGAAATTCTTGCTCGCAAGGCTGGAGTGACTCTTTCTGTTCCTTCTGTGTCTGGGAAAAGTGAGGACAAACGTTCTTTATTTGATATTATGGAGCTCTCTTTACTATTTTATCGTACAGCTTTGAAAGAGCCTGGTGGACGTATAGCATTGCATTATCTCAATAAGAGAGATATAACGCCAGAAGATGCACCAATGTTTGAGTTAGGTTGGGCTCCATCTTCATGGGATTCATTATGGAGCCATTTGAAAAAAGAAAAAACCTCTCTAAAAGAAGCATTGGATTGTGGACTTGTCATAGAGGGAACAAAAGGAGTATATGATCGTTTTAGGGGTAGAATTATTTTTCCTATCCGCGACGTTTCAGGAAAACTTCTTGCTTTTGGCGGAAGAGTTACAGATGGAGATGGAGCAAAATATATTAATAGCCCAGAAGGACTTTTATACAGTAAGCGTCAAAATCTCTATTTATTACACGTAGCTAAACAAGAGATTCGAGAAAAGAAGCGAGCGATTCTTGTTGAAGGATATATGGATGCAATCCGATTGCATCTTTCAGGATATAAAGAAACTATTGCGTCCTTAGGTACAGCCTTGACAGAAGATCAGGCGCGCCTATTAAAACGCTTTACGGATCTTTGCTTTATTTGTTACGATTCAGATACAGCTGGACAAGAGGCTACAGTACGGAGTATGTATGTTTTGCAGCAATGTGGCTTGGATGTTCGCGTCGTTGGATTGCCTTCAGGAAAAGATCCAGATGATTTGCTTTCCCATGAAGATGGAAAGGCTCTGTTCAATAAATCGCTGAACAGAGCGTTGCCTTTAGTCCTTTTCCACCTTTCTTTGCGACAATCGCAACTTGAAAATCCTCAGACAAGAAGAACTGCCGTTGAAGATTTACTTCAAGGATTTGCTCAGCTGAATCCTATCGATATTGCGCCTTATGTTCCGAGAGTAAGTGCTGTTTTAGGAGTTCTTCCTCACGAATTGCAGCTTCAGCTTGACTCTCTGCGTGTGGCAAGAAACGTGTCAAAATCAAATGTGTCAGAGCACAGAGACGGAGATGCTCAAAAAGAGGAACATAATGCTTTAAATGAAACTATTGACCCTCTTGAGGCGGCACTCGTATATTGTCTTTGGAATAACCCCGTGCGGCGTCGAACAGTTGACCCTGATGAAGTTTTTCTGCTTATAGATAATGAAGGGCTTAAGGGTATGATAGCAGCTCTTTTCTCTGGGCAATCTCCAGAAAAGCTAGAAGAGCATTGGCGTAATTTGAGTGAAACACTCCCATTTAGAATTTTGGCTTCTGGAGGGGCTTTTTGTGACTCTTTCAGTGAAGAAGAAGAGTGTTGGAAAGCTGTTTCAGAAGCATTGCATAGAAGAAAGTCAGAAAATGTTTTTAAAAGAATTGAGAAAAGGATGTTGCAAGGTAAAGCAACGAGAGAAGAGCTAGAAGAGTATAGTAAAATTGCCAAAAATTTGAAAGCTCGCTAA
- a CDS encoding sodium-translocating pyrophosphatase — MDSQAFWIVVGSGVLALVYAFFAYSKIKAFEVKNERVNELSEIIHGGAMAFLSREYRWLFPFAILVGALLGFKIGMGTAVSFLVGALFSAIAGYIGMTVATRSNGRTSYAATHGMNEALGVAFRGGSVMGMSVVGLGVLGIMLCYVLFKDPNIITGFGFGASSIALFARVGGGIYTKAADVGADLVGKVEAGIPEDDPRNPAVIADNVGDNVGDIAGMGADLFESYVNSIIAAMAIGLTVFGGRGIYYPLLLAGLGIVSAIIGTMFVRVKEGGNAQVALRIGTFVTGGVMIAGSFFVTKAVLGDLTLFWAVLSGVAVGVLIGYVTEIYTSGDYNSVKQIAKSSETGPATVILSGIAVGMKSTVIPVILICVASLVGYKFGGLFGIACAAVGMLSITGMTLSVDAYGPIADNAGGIAEMSHLPHEVREITDKLDAVGNTTAAMGKGLAIGSAALTALALFAAYAHAVNLDAIDLKDPQVMVGLFIGGMLPFLFSALTIQAVGRAAQSMIDEVRRQFREIPGIMEGTGRPEYERCVDISTGAALKEMVIPGLLAVITPILVGLILGPEALGGLLGGSIVTGVMMAIFMSNSGGAWDNAKKYIEEGNFGGKGTSNHAAAVVGDTVGDPFKDTSGPSLNILIKLMSVVALVLAPLFM; from the coding sequence ATGGATTCTCAGGCGTTTTGGATCGTAGTAGGATCTGGAGTTCTGGCTCTCGTTTACGCTTTCTTTGCATATAGCAAAATTAAAGCGTTTGAAGTCAAAAACGAAAGAGTTAATGAACTTTCAGAAATCATTCATGGTGGGGCAATGGCTTTCCTTTCGAGGGAGTATCGTTGGTTGTTCCCTTTCGCAATACTTGTTGGAGCTCTTCTTGGCTTTAAAATCGGCATGGGGACAGCTGTTTCTTTCTTAGTAGGTGCTCTCTTCAGTGCTATCGCTGGATATATTGGCATGACAGTTGCCACACGCTCTAATGGAAGAACTTCTTATGCTGCCACTCATGGAATGAATGAGGCTCTTGGTGTCGCTTTCCGTGGCGGAAGCGTTATGGGGATGTCTGTTGTCGGTCTTGGTGTTCTTGGAATAATGCTTTGCTACGTTCTTTTCAAGGATCCCAACATCATAACAGGTTTTGGTTTCGGAGCAAGCTCCATTGCTCTTTTCGCTCGTGTTGGTGGAGGCATTTATACTAAAGCTGCCGATGTGGGAGCTGACTTGGTTGGTAAAGTTGAAGCCGGAATTCCTGAAGACGACCCACGTAATCCAGCTGTTATTGCCGATAACGTTGGTGATAACGTTGGAGATATTGCCGGAATGGGTGCCGACCTTTTTGAATCATATGTAAATTCGATTATTGCAGCTATGGCTATTGGTTTGACCGTTTTTGGAGGTCGTGGCATTTACTATCCCCTTCTTCTGGCTGGTTTAGGAATTGTTTCAGCCATTATCGGAACGATGTTTGTCCGTGTTAAAGAAGGCGGCAATGCACAGGTTGCTCTCAGAATAGGTACCTTTGTAACAGGCGGAGTTATGATTGCAGGCTCTTTCTTTGTAACCAAAGCTGTTTTGGGAGACTTAACTCTTTTCTGGGCTGTTCTTTCCGGAGTGGCTGTGGGAGTTCTCATTGGTTATGTGACTGAAATTTATACGTCTGGAGACTATAATTCTGTTAAGCAGATCGCCAAATCCTCAGAGACAGGACCAGCTACTGTTATTCTTTCCGGTATAGCTGTGGGAATGAAATCCACTGTTATACCTGTTATACTGATCTGTGTTGCTTCTCTTGTTGGTTATAAATTTGGAGGCCTCTTCGGTATTGCATGTGCAGCCGTTGGTATGCTTTCAATCACTGGAATGACACTGAGCGTTGATGCTTACGGACCTATCGCTGATAACGCTGGTGGAATCGCAGAAATGAGTCACCTTCCTCATGAAGTTCGCGAAATTACCGATAAACTTGACGCCGTAGGGAATACTACAGCTGCTATGGGTAAAGGTTTGGCCATTGGTTCCGCAGCTCTTACAGCGTTAGCTCTTTTTGCTGCATATGCGCATGCTGTTAATCTTGATGCCATTGACTTAAAAGATCCTCAGGTTATGGTGGGGTTGTTCATCGGAGGCATGTTACCTTTCCTTTTCAGCGCTTTGACAATTCAGGCTGTTGGACGAGCTGCTCAATCCATGATTGATGAAGTCCGAAGACAGTTCCGTGAGATTCCAGGCATTATGGAGGGAACAGGACGCCCAGAGTATGAGCGATGTGTTGATATTTCAACTGGCGCTGCTTTGAAAGAAATGGTTATTCCTGGTCTTTTGGCTGTCATTACCCCTATTCTTGTTGGATTGATTCTTGGTCCTGAAGCATTGGGTGGTCTTCTCGGAGGATCTATCGTTACCGGTGTTATGATGGCTATCTTCATGTCAAACTCGGGTGGTGCGTGGGATAACGCCAAAAAGTACATAGAAGAAGGAAACTTCGGCGGTAAGGGAACAAGTAATCACGCTGCTGCAGTTGTAGGAGACACAGTGGGAGATCCTTTCAAAGATACGTCTGGTCCAAGCTTGAATATTTTGATTAAGTTGATGTCAGTCGTAGCTTTGGTTTTAGCTCCTCTCTTCATGTAA
- a CDS encoding molybdopterin-guanine dinucleotide biosynthesis protein MobB: MAFIFTVAGIKNSGKTSLCLLLLEYLKEADAKVTYVKHSHEKVLSSCHTDTGKALLYDIPVLYWGVDGYRYEKAGDLPLEKIQYNIEPDLDILLIEGGKSFSYPKVWIGEPEDCPSDILGVVAFYSLNSKREKETKCSRQIFYVGEEKFLAEYILSLSRKANPNKLTLTVEGEYIHLKPFVAEFIEGGIKGMLSSLKKIGKLNGNIEIFIKKDKRK; encoded by the coding sequence ATGGCTTTTATTTTTACTGTCGCTGGGATAAAAAACAGTGGTAAAACAAGCCTTTGCCTTTTATTGCTTGAATATCTAAAGGAAGCTGATGCTAAAGTTACTTATGTCAAACACTCTCATGAAAAAGTTTTATCATCATGCCATACAGATACGGGAAAAGCTTTATTATACGATATCCCGGTGCTTTATTGGGGTGTTGATGGTTATCGATATGAAAAAGCAGGAGACTTGCCCCTTGAAAAAATACAGTATAATATAGAGCCTGATCTTGACATTCTTCTAATTGAAGGGGGAAAATCTTTCTCCTACCCGAAGGTTTGGATAGGAGAACCTGAAGATTGTCCTTCAGATATTTTGGGAGTTGTTGCTTTTTACAGTTTGAATTCAAAGAGAGAAAAAGAGACGAAATGTTCAAGACAAATATTTTATGTTGGAGAAGAAAAATTTTTGGCGGAATATATTCTTTCATTATCTCGTAAGGCAAATCCCAATAAACTTACTCTGACTGTAGAAGGGGAGTATATACATTTAAAACCTTTTGTAGCGGAGTTTATCGAGGGTGGCATAAAGGGCATGCTCTCTTCTTTGAAGAAAATAGGAAAATTAAATGGAAATATTGAAATATTTATAAAGAAAGACAAAAGGAAATAG
- a CDS encoding AI-2E family transporter, which translates to MTYQSRRPYKRIRNFFLPFTIVFLALGALAYLVSFNLLRPLAWSAILSFFVYPFYKIIHGKLFKGKYPNVAAVLSTAILILLIVVPAIFVGVTLAREGIRIYGHLASILSKVNIEQGKGLMNLFFPEIIANRIRPFLEDYPFLVNVIEQIGSWIASTLADTSRSFLGDSIRILYQLIVIVVASFFMIRDGHVILDYVNDIVPLPLKEKEAFFNRAKQILQAVIYGITLTAGIQGVLGALGWWYVGLPSPALFGAIMALLAMIPFIGTPLIWGPGAIYLFYNGQIKEALILSIWGLTIVSMVDNFIRPIFISGGGKAHVLIIFIGVVGGLASWGFLGLFLGPLIISLFVFLLDSYRNIWKGYIREYSVKTSPIETPSDRAKE; encoded by the coding sequence TTGACATACCAGAGTCGGCGGCCTTATAAACGGATTCGAAATTTTTTCCTTCCGTTTACAATTGTTTTTTTAGCATTGGGTGCTCTTGCATATCTGGTGTCCTTTAATCTGCTTCGTCCGTTGGCATGGTCAGCCATATTGTCGTTTTTTGTTTATCCTTTTTATAAAATTATTCACGGAAAATTATTTAAGGGGAAATACCCTAACGTTGCAGCTGTCCTATCCACAGCGATTCTCATTCTTCTTATAGTTGTACCAGCCATCTTTGTAGGCGTTACACTGGCTAGGGAAGGAATACGAATATATGGACATCTCGCCTCGATTTTGTCAAAGGTGAACATTGAACAAGGCAAAGGACTGATGAATCTTTTCTTCCCTGAAATAATTGCCAATAGAATACGTCCTTTCTTAGAGGATTATCCCTTCTTAGTCAATGTCATAGAACAGATTGGGTCATGGATTGCCTCCACGTTAGCAGATACCTCCAGATCTTTTTTGGGAGATTCTATACGTATCCTTTATCAACTTATAGTTATTGTTGTGGCTTCTTTCTTCATGATTAGAGACGGACACGTTATTCTAGACTATGTAAATGATATTGTGCCTCTTCCTTTAAAAGAAAAAGAAGCTTTTTTCAATAGGGCAAAGCAAATTCTACAAGCGGTTATTTATGGCATCACCCTTACCGCCGGTATTCAGGGTGTTCTCGGAGCTCTGGGATGGTGGTATGTAGGACTCCCTAGCCCTGCACTTTTTGGCGCAATTATGGCATTGCTGGCAATGATACCCTTTATTGGTACACCACTTATTTGGGGGCCGGGAGCTATATATCTTTTTTACAATGGGCAGATAAAAGAAGCTCTTATTCTTTCAATCTGGGGACTTACCATTGTGAGTATGGTCGATAATTTTATTCGTCCCATATTTATTTCTGGCGGAGGAAAAGCTCACGTACTTATTATTTTTATAGGTGTTGTCGGGGGTTTAGCATCTTGGGGTTTTCTCGGATTGTTCTTGGGGCCTTTGATCATAAGCCTTTTTGTCTTTTTGCTTGATAGCTATAGAAATATCTGGAAGGGCTACATACGAGAATACAGCGTGAAAACAAGTCCGATTGAGACTCCTTCAGATCGGGCGAAAGAGTGA
- a CDS encoding carbon-nitrogen hydrolase family protein, translating to MKDLSKYLKVALVQASPVMFDKNSTIEKVCGQIREAGANGAELIIFPESIIPCYPYGLTYGFTVGSRTEACRDDWKIYYDNALLCPSGDTDKIGAAAKEARAYVSIGYTERDYNNGSLYCSNMIFSPEGDLLCNHRKLKPTGTERVIWADANKDYFPVVDTPWGKMGALICWENYMPLARVALYQKGVSLYLCPNTNNNPEWHSTIKHIAIEGKCYVFHVNQYFTKEMYPVGYHGPAAEIEKLPDTPCNGGSAIIDPYGHYVTEPVWDKECIIYADINPDESARARMEFDVCGHYSRPDVTELIVHEK from the coding sequence ATGAAAGACTTATCAAAATATTTAAAAGTTGCCTTGGTCCAGGCTTCCCCAGTTATGTTTGATAAGAATTCCACTATCGAAAAGGTTTGTGGACAAATTAGAGAAGCTGGCGCGAATGGAGCAGAATTGATTATATTTCCTGAGTCTATTATTCCTTGTTATCCGTATGGATTGACATATGGATTTACCGTCGGTTCACGAACGGAAGCTTGTCGAGATGACTGGAAAATCTATTATGACAATGCACTCCTCTGCCCTAGTGGAGATACTGATAAGATAGGTGCTGCAGCAAAAGAGGCACGTGCCTATGTTAGCATAGGCTATACCGAGCGGGACTATAATAATGGTTCATTGTACTGTTCCAATATGATTTTCTCCCCGGAAGGAGACCTGCTGTGTAATCATCGGAAGTTGAAGCCTACAGGTACAGAACGAGTGATTTGGGCAGATGCCAACAAGGATTATTTTCCTGTAGTTGATACGCCATGGGGGAAAATGGGAGCTTTGATTTGCTGGGAAAACTATATGCCTCTCGCTCGTGTAGCACTTTATCAGAAGGGGGTTTCATTATATCTATGCCCCAATACTAACAATAATCCTGAATGGCATAGTACTATTAAGCACATTGCTATTGAGGGCAAATGTTATGTTTTTCATGTTAATCAGTATTTTACAAAAGAAATGTATCCTGTTGGATACCATGGCCCTGCTGCTGAAATTGAAAAGCTGCCTGATACACCCTGTAATGGAGGCTCTGCCATTATCGATCCTTACGGTCACTATGTTACTGAACCTGTTTGGGATAAAGAATGCATCATTTATGCCGACATTAATCCCGATGAGTCTGCAAGGGCTAGAATGGAATTTGATGTCTGCGGCCACTATTCGAGGCCAGATGTTACAGAATTAATAGTTCATGAAAAATAA
- a CDS encoding MATE family efflux transporter has translation MNKEERVQLMLHGDLKKTLLKMGIPTVFGMLINALYIVVDGYFVTGLGTSAFAAVSVVFPLVQIVIGIGLVFGTGGSSYIARLLGAGEKERANRTASTTLFGGLIGSIFFIVLFLLFIKPLLFTLGATEQSYGFAHKYATIILSGSIFNILSIIMGNLTIAEGRVKLTMIGMTTGAVLNIILDPIFIYTLSMGVSGAAIATVLAEFIANIFYFQFILRKKSYLHYSLKNFRPDKIMLQEIFKIGLPSFFVQLLTSLSMGYTNQQARMLGGDDMVAAMGVMLRLMALGSFVVFGYTKGYQPVVGANYGAKQYHRVRLAIRTTLLWLTSFCAIFGISIALFSHPIAMAFSNDSLEVSKLASKALLLNGLIFIGFGFQCTYSQAFLALGRGKESFILNISRQGIFFFPAMYFLSKYFGIKGIFWAQPIADICTIIQTLFLVLRANKTLHF, from the coding sequence ATGAACAAAGAAGAAAGAGTTCAACTTATGTTACATGGAGATTTAAAGAAAACCTTATTAAAAATGGGTATTCCAACCGTGTTTGGAATGCTTATCAATGCTCTGTATATCGTTGTTGATGGCTATTTTGTTACTGGACTTGGTACATCGGCTTTTGCCGCAGTCTCTGTAGTATTTCCATTGGTTCAGATTGTTATTGGGATCGGTCTCGTTTTCGGTACAGGAGGTTCTTCCTATATAGCTCGATTGCTGGGAGCTGGGGAAAAAGAGCGTGCTAATCGCACTGCATCTACGACCCTGTTCGGCGGGTTGATAGGAAGTATTTTTTTCATAGTCCTTTTTCTCCTGTTTATCAAACCTCTGCTCTTTACGTTGGGAGCTACTGAACAAAGCTATGGTTTTGCCCACAAATACGCCACTATTATCCTATCTGGATCAATATTCAATATTCTGTCTATCATAATGGGCAATTTAACGATAGCGGAAGGACGCGTAAAACTTACTATGATAGGAATGACAACAGGAGCTGTTCTCAATATTATTCTTGATCCAATTTTTATATATACTCTGTCCATGGGTGTTTCTGGTGCTGCCATTGCCACTGTCTTAGCAGAATTCATTGCTAATATATTTTATTTCCAGTTTATTTTACGGAAGAAGAGCTATCTTCATTATTCTCTCAAAAACTTTCGACCAGATAAAATTATGTTGCAAGAAATTTTCAAGATTGGTCTCCCTAGCTTTTTTGTTCAACTGCTTACTAGTCTTTCTATGGGGTATACCAATCAACAAGCCAGAATGCTTGGCGGAGATGACATGGTGGCAGCAATGGGCGTCATGTTACGCTTGATGGCATTGGGATCTTTTGTGGTTTTTGGTTATACTAAAGGTTATCAACCCGTTGTTGGAGCAAATTATGGAGCAAAACAGTATCATCGAGTACGCTTGGCTATCCGCACTACTCTTCTTTGGCTCACTAGTTTCTGCGCTATTTTTGGAATATCGATTGCTCTTTTCAGTCATCCCATCGCTATGGCATTTTCAAACGACTCTTTAGAAGTTTCAAAGCTCGCCTCAAAAGCACTTTTATTAAATGGGCTTATCTTCATTGGTTTCGGATTTCAATGTACCTATTCGCAGGCGTTTCTGGCGCTAGGGAGAGGTAAGGAAAGTTTTATACTGAATATATCTCGACAAGGAATATTTTTCTTCCCAGCAATGTATTTTTTATCTAAATACTTTGGGATCAAAGGTATTTTTTGGGCTCAACCTATAGCTGATATTTGCACGATTATCCAAACGTTATTTTTAGTTCTTCGAGCAAATAAAACACTGCACTTTTGA
- a CDS encoding TetR/AcrR family transcriptional regulator: MPQVLKEEIRERIFYAAEEVFYEKDFRSAKMQDIANRAGIPVGLIYSYYKNKEDLFNDVVEPVYFAFHQAIKEEESSLHGFTSKSSQDAGVIYMNNLFANHKKLVILVDKGSGTKHAHAKDELVHILELHIRKALDSKTIRHYDNMLIHILASNFTESLLEIARHYKNDQWAQEMFALVNQCYFKGVDSL; encoded by the coding sequence ATGCCGCAAGTTTTAAAAGAAGAAATTCGTGAACGAATTTTTTACGCAGCAGAGGAAGTTTTTTATGAAAAAGACTTTCGAAGTGCAAAAATGCAAGACATTGCGAATCGTGCAGGGATTCCGGTAGGACTTATCTACTCCTATTATAAAAACAAAGAAGACCTGTTCAATGATGTAGTTGAACCTGTATATTTTGCTTTTCATCAAGCAATTAAAGAAGAAGAATCGTCTCTACATGGATTTACTTCGAAAAGTTCTCAAGATGCTGGAGTAATATATATGAACAACCTTTTTGCAAATCATAAAAAACTTGTAATTTTAGTGGACAAGGGCTCTGGGACAAAGCACGCACACGCAAAAGATGAGCTTGTTCATATTCTTGAACTTCATATTCGGAAAGCGCTAGATTCAAAAACAATCAGACACTATGACAACATGCTTATTCACATTCTAGCATCCAATTTTACGGAAAGTTTGCTGGAAATTGCACGCCATTACAAAAATGATCAATGGGCTCAAGAGATGTTTGCTTTAGTTAATCAGTGTTATTTCAAGGGAGTTGACTCTTTGTGA
- the guaA gene encoding glutamine-hydrolyzing GMP synthase, with protein MDNIVILDCGSQFTQLIARRIRELKVHSEILPWDTSVDDIRQRQPRGVIISGGPQSVMEEGSPTVSADLFNIGVPILGVCYGMQLLTKLLGGHVDSGVSREYGRTAISLKELNSLLLKSVPETFEVWMSHGDHISKLPDGAKLLAETDGGVPAAFAMEEKHIWGLQFHPEVAHTQNGTAILSNFLFNICSCTGDWDLGNWIDTMVEDIKKTTQNTRVICGLSGGVDSTVAAVLTAKAIGDRLECIFVNNGLLRYQEAERVLEQYKQLDLNVHYVDASDRFLEALKGVTDPERKRKIIGETFIRVFEAEAAKVEDAEWLLQGTLYPDVIESGQKGKGASVIKSHHNVGGLPDDMKLKVLEPLRDLFKDEVRTIGTLLGIPDDIVNRQPFPGPGLAVRCLGELTKERLETLRAADEIFREEFSKSDLYPTVWQSFCILLPVKTVGVMGDSRTYAEVVALRAVESADGMTADWVRVPYDVLDRTSRRICNAVKGINRVVLDVTSKPPSTIEWE; from the coding sequence ATGGATAATATAGTGATTCTTGATTGTGGCTCTCAGTTCACACAGCTGATAGCTAGAAGAATAAGGGAACTGAAGGTGCATAGCGAAATATTGCCTTGGGATACCTCTGTTGACGATATTCGTCAACGTCAGCCTCGTGGCGTTATTATATCTGGTGGACCTCAGAGCGTTATGGAAGAAGGCAGCCCAACTGTTTCTGCAGATCTTTTTAATATTGGTGTTCCTATTTTGGGAGTATGTTACGGAATGCAGCTTTTGACAAAACTTTTAGGTGGGCATGTCGATTCCGGAGTAAGCCGGGAGTATGGGCGAACAGCCATTTCTCTGAAAGAGTTGAATTCTTTGCTTTTGAAGAGTGTGCCTGAGACATTTGAAGTATGGATGAGTCATGGTGATCATATTTCCAAACTTCCAGATGGGGCAAAGCTTTTGGCAGAAACAGATGGTGGGGTTCCTGCAGCCTTCGCAATGGAAGAAAAACATATTTGGGGATTGCAGTTTCATCCTGAAGTTGCTCATACGCAGAACGGAACGGCAATTCTTTCCAACTTCCTTTTCAATATTTGTTCATGTACTGGAGATTGGGATCTTGGAAACTGGATTGATACCATGGTTGAGGATATAAAAAAGACGACCCAGAATACTAGAGTCATTTGTGGTCTTTCTGGCGGAGTCGATTCAACTGTCGCTGCTGTGTTGACTGCAAAGGCTATTGGTGATCGTCTCGAATGTATATTTGTTAATAATGGTTTATTAAGGTATCAGGAAGCTGAGCGAGTTTTGGAGCAATATAAGCAATTAGATCTTAATGTGCATTATGTGGACGCTAGTGATCGTTTCTTGGAAGCCCTAAAGGGTGTTACCGATCCTGAACGAAAACGAAAGATAATAGGGGAGACCTTTATACGCGTTTTTGAAGCGGAAGCAGCTAAAGTTGAGGATGCAGAATGGCTTCTTCAGGGAACTCTCTACCCAGACGTTATTGAGAGCGGTCAAAAAGGAAAAGGTGCTTCTGTCATTAAGAGCCATCATAATGTTGGTGGATTGCCTGATGATATGAAACTAAAGGTTCTTGAACCTCTGCGCGATCTTTTTAAAGACGAAGTGCGGACAATAGGTACATTATTGGGAATTCCAGACGATATCGTTAATAGACAGCCTTTCCCTGGTCCTGGCCTGGCAGTGAGATGCTTGGGAGAACTTACAAAAGAACGTCTTGAGACATTAAGAGCTGCAGATGAAATCTTTAGAGAAGAGTTTTCAAAGAGTGACCTCTATCCTACAGTGTGGCAGTCTTTCTGTATTCTTTTGCCAGTTAAGACCGTAGGAGTTATGGGAGATTCAAGAACCTACGCTGAAGTGGTTGCTCTTCGTGCAGTTGAATCTGCAGATGGAATGACTGCTGATTGGGTGCGTGTTCCTTACGATGTATTAGATAGAACGTCTCGGAGAATTTGTAATGCTGTTAAGGGAATTAACAGGGTTGTCCTTGATGTTACCAGTAAGCCACCCTCCACTATAGAGTGGGAGTAA